A section of the Elizabethkingia anophelis R26 genome encodes:
- the traN gene encoding conjugative transposon protein TraN has protein sequence MKTLINMKAFKYLVSPMILLALALPVVCLAQTATPEKYVMELPQLNISDGVSLHIISPEPIQFVDLSTDNLIGDLPAENIARVKTGKAGAANKDDLGIITVVGQSFMAQYKVNYKNSETHNTITQIQIQPEDMQPLEYPKIAFSNQELYNFSMDILKKKTKAPLREVNDFKLSIQLNNVYVISDYIFLDISFINDSNLSYNIDGLKFSIEDKKIYKATNNQSLELKPEYQLYRQSQFKKNFHNIYVFKKFTYPNSKVMVIRLIEEPISGRTVEMKIKYSDILKADTF, from the coding sequence ATGAAAACACTTATTAATATGAAAGCATTTAAATATTTAGTATCCCCAATGATATTATTGGCTCTTGCTCTGCCAGTGGTGTGCCTTGCTCAAACTGCTACTCCTGAAAAATATGTTATGGAACTTCCACAGCTTAATATCAGCGATGGTGTGAGCCTACATATTATCTCTCCAGAACCAATTCAATTTGTAGATCTGTCTACTGATAATTTAATAGGCGATCTTCCGGCAGAAAATATTGCACGAGTAAAAACAGGCAAGGCCGGTGCTGCCAATAAAGATGATCTGGGCATTATCACTGTTGTAGGACAATCTTTCATGGCACAGTATAAAGTGAACTATAAAAACTCAGAAACACACAATACTATTACCCAAATTCAGATTCAGCCTGAAGATATGCAGCCTTTAGAATACCCTAAGATTGCTTTCTCCAACCAGGAACTTTATAATTTCTCAATGGATATCCTAAAGAAAAAAACGAAAGCACCCCTTCGTGAGGTAAATGATTTCAAGCTATCCATACAATTGAACAATGTATACGTGATCAGTGATTATATATTTCTGGATATCTCTTTCATTAATGATTCAAACCTTAGTTATAACATAGATGGTTTAAAATTCTCAATTGAGGACAAAAAAATCTATAAAGCAACTAATAATCAAAGTTTAGAGCTAAAACCTGAGTATCAGCTTTATCGCCAAAGCCAGTTCAAAAAGAACTTCCATAATATATATGTCTTCAAAAAGTTCACCTATCCAAATAGTAAAGTAATGGTGATAAGGCTTATTGAAGAACCTATCTCCGGGAGAACCGTAGAAATGAAAATAAAATACTCCGATATCCTTAAAGCTGACACCTTCTAA
- a CDS encoding type IV secretory system conjugative DNA transfer family protein has protein sequence MQEQQHQIKIYGFFQKMVYFTVVMDCCMLFFLHANIKFLSNLLANFSKMVFFYPPLHAKLATIVLIALVATGTKAKKKKDLNITKEIIIPIIIGLGMILGSLALVNNAGNNSLPKVLPGLNLFQIIYALLSLVGAIITQVGADNISKYMQLKMGKDRWNVEEESFDQNQELVETDTSVNIPYIFRHNKKNNNGWINVNPFRGTIVIGVPGSGKSFGVINPAIRQMITKGFCLCIYDFKFPDLGQIAYYHYLLKKRQDPDNYKHNFHVININDVEKSRRVNPFKKEYITTLAEAQEMAESMVSSLQKGGSGGGGGSEQFFTQSAINFLSSCIYFFATHENGKYSDLPHIMAFMNRSYKEIFDTLFTHEELESLLSPFKTAYDNKAFDQLEGQIGTIKIFLSRLATKESFWVFSGDEVELKITDKENPSIMILASDPGTQDINSALYSSVLNRTLRLINSKNNLPGGIVADEFPTIYIHKIDNVVATARSNKVAVLLGLQELPQLRQFYKKEIADTISAIVGNILSGAVRDKNTLDWLEKMFGKIKQKTFSQSISQQGTTTSINEKMDNMIPAGKIAALKTGEMVGMIAGGEENDTQEYKTSAISGKINLDMKAIEWEEKNYVKMPVYRHFRDNNGNDRKAEVLMTNFRRINKEVELITLEMVKA, from the coding sequence ATGCAAGAACAACAACATCAAATTAAAATTTATGGATTCTTCCAGAAAATGGTGTACTTCACTGTTGTCATGGATTGCTGCATGTTATTTTTTCTTCATGCAAACATTAAATTTCTGTCGAATTTATTGGCAAATTTTTCAAAGATGGTATTCTTCTATCCTCCTCTTCATGCAAAGCTTGCTACAATAGTACTCATTGCTCTTGTAGCCACCGGAACTAAGGCAAAGAAGAAAAAAGATCTGAATATTACAAAAGAAATCATTATTCCTATTATTATCGGCCTTGGAATGATCCTGGGATCTTTAGCTCTCGTAAATAATGCGGGTAATAATTCTCTACCAAAAGTTCTTCCGGGATTAAACCTTTTCCAGATAATATATGCCTTGCTATCTCTTGTAGGTGCAATAATTACACAGGTAGGAGCTGATAATATCTCAAAATATATGCAGCTTAAAATGGGAAAAGACAGATGGAATGTAGAAGAAGAGAGTTTTGATCAGAATCAGGAACTAGTAGAGACTGATACCAGTGTAAATATTCCCTATATCTTCAGACATAATAAAAAAAACAATAATGGCTGGATCAATGTAAATCCTTTTCGTGGAACAATAGTCATTGGAGTACCAGGATCTGGTAAATCTTTTGGGGTGATCAATCCTGCCATTAGACAAATGATTACTAAAGGTTTTTGCCTATGTATTTATGATTTTAAATTTCCGGATCTAGGTCAGATTGCTTATTACCATTATCTTTTGAAAAAAAGACAGGATCCTGATAACTACAAGCACAATTTCCATGTAATCAACATTAATGATGTTGAGAAATCCCGCAGGGTAAATCCTTTTAAGAAAGAGTATATCACTACACTTGCTGAAGCTCAGGAAATGGCAGAATCTATGGTTTCATCTCTTCAAAAAGGAGGTTCTGGTGGCGGTGGAGGATCTGAGCAGTTCTTTACGCAATCAGCAATTAACTTTCTTTCTTCCTGCATCTATTTTTTTGCCACTCACGAAAACGGTAAGTATTCTGATCTCCCACATATTATGGCTTTTATGAATAGAAGCTACAAAGAGATCTTTGATACACTCTTTACACATGAAGAACTAGAATCCTTATTATCTCCGTTTAAAACAGCCTATGATAATAAAGCTTTTGATCAGCTGGAAGGACAGATTGGTACTATAAAAATATTCCTTTCCAGATTAGCAACCAAAGAAAGTTTCTGGGTATTCTCCGGTGATGAAGTAGAATTAAAAATTACGGATAAAGAAAATCCATCAATTATGATCCTGGCTTCTGATCCAGGTACACAGGATATTAATTCCGCACTATATTCCTCTGTACTGAATAGAACATTAAGGTTAATTAACTCTAAAAATAATCTACCCGGGGGAATTGTTGCGGATGAGTTTCCCACAATATACATCCATAAAATTGATAACGTAGTAGCAACGGCCAGAAGTAACAAGGTTGCAGTTTTGCTAGGTCTTCAGGAACTGCCACAGTTACGACAATTCTATAAAAAGGAAATAGCAGACACTATTTCAGCAATCGTAGGTAATATCCTTTCAGGAGCTGTAAGAGATAAAAACACATTGGATTGGCTGGAGAAAATGTTTGGAAAAATAAAACAAAAAACATTCTCCCAATCTATTTCACAGCAGGGAACCACAACCAGTATTAACGAAAAGATGGATAATATGATTCCTGCCGGAAAAATTGCAGCTCTTAAAACCGGAGAAATGGTAGGTATGATTGCCGGAGGAGAAGAGAATGATACTCAGGAATATAAGACTTCAGCTATTAGTGGAAAGATCAATCTTGATATGAAGGCAATTGAGTGGGAAGAAAAGAACTATGTAAAAATGCCTGTATACCGTCACTTCCGCGACAATAATGGAAATGACAGAAAAGCTGAAGTACTGATGACCAATTTTAGACGCATTAATAAAGAGGTCGAATTAATAACCCTTGAAATGGTTAAAGCTTAA
- a CDS encoding DUF4133 domain-containing protein yields MGFYLYKGLKKPLVFFGLKDKYIYYAIGTAVGGLVSAAILSSFIGIFGSVAGLGIGGLGIWWIFKTQDKKGLYNKTRNDGELHIFPKKFKIRTNEISRFHLTTKK; encoded by the coding sequence ATGGGCTTTTATCTCTACAAGGGGCTTAAAAAACCCCTTGTTTTCTTCGGACTTAAAGACAAGTATATATACTACGCTATAGGAACAGCTGTAGGAGGTCTTGTAAGTGCAGCCATTCTTTCATCATTCATTGGCATTTTCGGCTCTGTAGCTGGCTTAGGCATAGGTGGTTTAGGAATTTGGTGGATATTCAAGACTCAGGATAAAAAAGGTCTTTACAATAAGACCAGAAATGATGGGGAGCTTCACATATTCCCTAAAAAATTTAAAATCAGAACAAATGAAATCTCCCGATTCCATTTGACAACTAAAAAATAG
- a CDS encoding TraG/VirB4 family ATPase — translation MKNKTQIFDIPFIGYDYGSKHQWDFDVLIGKYGNPVIGIKIKNIVEQYSADPDNYLEYHSLLNQIVSTIGENRIIQKLDIFSKKRYSAEASKEFLQQKYSEHFDGRIYKTIDTILLITDIIDDKTKKQKNKQYNFSDKNYKELREKCQKVFLQLKEKNCDPVFMKEKDFEHYLSGILSMQFKDIPSFDNIKSTNEYLRVGKQYVKVVSYVDVENIDLPSEIESYSVLGGSGAAASTAIDNFSFINELESYNTIVYNQIISIPQQAPQLRDLDKKKKKHEGVVKNAPSNAIVAEEIETLLHNIAVDGQLIVNAHFSIIFSTNTLDEMESTQSLIESKLFTKGIIVSKNAYNQLELFRSSIPGNAVELKDYDLFMTTSEAALCFFFKESYPIDEISNFYLRFTDRQGVPIKIDTSDLPMTTGRINNRNKFVLGPSGSGKSFLMNNIVEQDLTYNYDIVIVDVGDSYSGTAAYKGAKYIQYTEENPITMNPFLIKKEELNIEKREFLVNLIYLIWQGPDSEKTPTHKSILDNVLESYYHHFFDSGSKWFFNKSTNELVLYLKKYNIDEEDLHVDFEESFKNAETYYDVLGIPMDASSDEIKKAGRKLISQYHPDTNKNNPDYNPESFFQVHDAYETLRDEEKRRIYNETHLIVAKARTLIKRPENSEEWDEAFRKAIIKRIISIEEKLSVQELSFNSFYDYCEKFLPIYLNNKKHTINENEFNLRTFLLVLKDFYKGGRFGDTLNKVSDNDLFNEPFIVFEIDNIKDNETLFPIVTLIIMDVFIQKMRFRENRRKALILEEAWKAIASKLMGGLITYLYKTARKHFAEVITVTQELGDIIGNTVVKDSIISNSDTFILLDQTKFKDNFEAIASILSLNKVEQNKIFTINNLNNKEGRSRFKEFYIKRGSKGEVYGNEVSLEQYLTYTTEKPEKSAVKIYVTRYGTYDKAIEVFVSDLKKFGDSIGVMVALINLYKKPLDKQIVNFYIMMKNKYKGKNVLQIIYRKMEDEDKSLVDIMEHTNTQEYEKV, via the coding sequence ATGAAAAACAAAACACAAATCTTTGATATTCCATTTATCGGATATGACTATGGTAGCAAGCACCAATGGGATTTTGATGTTCTGATTGGAAAATATGGTAATCCTGTAATAGGTATTAAAATCAAAAATATAGTTGAGCAGTATTCGGCAGATCCAGATAACTATTTGGAGTATCATAGCTTACTCAATCAAATTGTTTCAACTATTGGAGAGAATAGAATTATCCAAAAACTGGATATTTTCAGTAAAAAAAGATATTCTGCTGAAGCATCAAAAGAATTTCTACAACAAAAATACTCTGAACATTTTGATGGAAGAATTTATAAAACTATCGATACTATCTTATTAATTACAGATATCATCGATGACAAAACTAAAAAACAGAAAAATAAACAATATAATTTTTCCGATAAAAACTATAAAGAACTTAGGGAAAAATGTCAAAAGGTTTTTTTACAATTAAAAGAGAAGAACTGCGATCCGGTATTTATGAAAGAAAAGGATTTTGAACATTACCTGAGTGGTATTCTTTCAATGCAGTTTAAGGATATACCTTCTTTTGATAATATAAAATCTACTAATGAATACCTAAGAGTTGGAAAGCAGTATGTAAAAGTGGTAAGCTATGTTGATGTAGAAAATATTGATCTTCCAAGCGAAATTGAATCTTATTCTGTACTTGGTGGTAGTGGGGCTGCTGCATCCACCGCAATTGACAATTTTAGTTTTATTAATGAATTGGAGAGTTACAATACTATTGTTTACAATCAAATTATTTCGATCCCTCAGCAAGCTCCACAGTTGCGTGATTTAGATAAAAAGAAAAAAAAGCATGAGGGTGTTGTAAAGAACGCTCCTTCAAATGCGATTGTTGCAGAAGAAATAGAGACGCTACTTCATAACATTGCTGTAGATGGACAGTTAATTGTAAATGCTCATTTCTCTATTATTTTTTCTACCAATACATTGGATGAAATGGAGAGTACTCAATCCCTGATTGAAAGTAAGCTTTTTACCAAAGGAATAATAGTTTCCAAAAATGCCTATAACCAGTTAGAACTCTTTCGGAGCTCAATACCAGGCAATGCCGTAGAACTAAAAGACTATGATTTATTCATGACGACAAGCGAAGCTGCCTTGTGTTTTTTTTTTAAAGAAAGTTATCCAATAGATGAAATTTCAAATTTCTATTTAAGATTCACCGATCGTCAGGGTGTTCCGATTAAAATTGATACATCTGATTTACCAATGACTACTGGCAGAATCAATAACAGAAACAAGTTTGTACTTGGCCCTAGTGGTAGTGGTAAATCTTTTTTAATGAATAATATAGTTGAACAAGATCTTACCTACAATTATGATATTGTAATTGTAGATGTTGGAGACTCTTACTCGGGAACAGCAGCTTATAAAGGTGCAAAGTATATCCAATATACTGAAGAGAACCCCATTACAATGAATCCTTTTCTAATTAAAAAAGAGGAGTTAAACATTGAGAAAAGAGAGTTTTTAGTAAATCTGATATACCTAATATGGCAAGGCCCGGATTCCGAAAAAACACCAACCCATAAATCAATTTTGGATAACGTTTTAGAATCATATTATCATCATTTTTTTGATTCTGGAAGTAAGTGGTTTTTCAATAAGTCAACTAATGAACTGGTATTATATCTGAAGAAATATAATATAGACGAAGAAGATCTTCATGTAGATTTTGAAGAAAGCTTTAAAAATGCTGAAACTTATTATGATGTTTTAGGTATTCCTATGGATGCATCTTCGGATGAAATAAAAAAAGCTGGTAGAAAGCTCATTTCACAGTATCACCCGGATACAAATAAAAACAATCCGGACTACAACCCAGAATCATTTTTTCAGGTACATGATGCCTATGAAACTTTAAGGGATGAAGAAAAGCGCAGAATCTACAATGAAACTCATCTAATCGTTGCTAAAGCCAGAACATTAATTAAGAGACCTGAAAACAGTGAAGAGTGGGACGAAGCTTTTAGAAAAGCTATAATTAAAAGGATTATCAGTATAGAAGAAAAACTTTCTGTACAAGAGCTTTCTTTCAATAGCTTTTATGATTACTGTGAAAAGTTCTTGCCTATTTACTTAAACAACAAGAAACATACTATAAATGAAAACGAATTTAATCTGCGGACATTTTTACTGGTATTAAAAGATTTTTATAAAGGGGGGCGGTTTGGAGATACGCTAAATAAAGTTTCTGATAATGATCTATTTAATGAACCGTTTATAGTCTTTGAAATAGACAATATAAAGGATAACGAAACCCTTTTTCCCATTGTAACACTCATCATTATGGATGTTTTTATTCAAAAAATGAGATTTCGAGAAAATAGAAGAAAAGCCCTTATTCTGGAAGAAGCCTGGAAAGCCATTGCTTCAAAATTAATGGGAGGGTTAATCACCTATCTCTATAAAACGGCAAGAAAACATTTTGCAGAGGTAATAACAGTAACACAGGAATTAGGAGATATTATTGGAAATACTGTTGTAAAAGACAGTATAATAAGTAACTCCGATACATTTATACTCCTTGACCAAACAAAGTTCAAAGATAACTTTGAAGCTATCGCTTCTATCCTATCATTAAATAAAGTTGAGCAAAACAAAATTTTTACCATTAATAATCTAAATAATAAAGAAGGGAGAAGCCGATTTAAAGAATTCTATATCAAAAGAGGAAGTAAAGGCGAAGTATATGGAAACGAAGTTTCGCTGGAACAGTACCTTACTTATACCACTGAAAAGCCTGAAAAATCTGCTGTTAAAATTTATGTTACCAGGTATGGAACTTATGATAAAGCAATAGAAGTATTTGTTTCTGATCTTAAAAAATTTGGTGACAGTATCGGAGTAATGGTAGCTCTAATAAACCTGTACAAAAAGCCTTTGGATAAACAAATCGTAAACTTTTACATAATGATGAAAAATAAATATAAAGGAAAAAATGTACTTCAGATTATTTATCGAAAAATGGAAGATGAAGATAAAAGTTTAGTAGACATCATGGAACATACAAATACACAGGAATATGAAAAAGTTTAA
- the traK gene encoding conjugative transposon protein TraK: MLVKNIEQKIKVNKAVSIATVLFAVFIVIVGFYFSYKMVQDSRRSIYVIDNGVPILVKQTDELLNRPVEYKSQVELFHRLFFTLAPDDKYIKENAEKSLYLIDDSGKKEYANLREKGFYNQIISSNSMVTTQADSIKIDLEKKKFIYYGKEMINRKSSVIKRKLITEGSFDDIIRSPNNPHGVILKNWRILDNSEISNESKYSPL; the protein is encoded by the coding sequence ATGCTAGTAAAAAATATAGAACAAAAAATTAAAGTCAATAAAGCCGTCTCTATTGCTACAGTTCTCTTTGCAGTGTTTATTGTAATCGTAGGCTTTTACTTTTCTTATAAAATGGTTCAGGACTCAAGAAGGTCAATCTATGTTATTGATAACGGTGTTCCTATTCTGGTAAAACAAACAGACGAACTTCTAAATCGCCCTGTAGAATATAAAAGCCAGGTAGAGCTCTTTCACAGATTATTCTTCACGCTCGCTCCGGATGATAAATACATCAAGGAGAATGCAGAGAAATCTCTATATCTCATTGATGATAGTGGTAAAAAGGAATATGCTAACCTTAGAGAAAAGGGATTTTATAATCAAATAATTTCTTCAAACTCTATGGTAACTACCCAGGCAGATTCTATAAAAATTGATCTGGAGAAAAAAAAGTTCATCTATTATGGTAAGGAAATGATCAACAGAAAATCATCTGTTATTAAAAGAAAGCTCATTACTGAAGGGAGTTTTGATGATATCATCCGAAGTCCTAATAATCCACATGGAGTAATTCTTAAAAACTGGAGAATCCTGGACAACTCTGAAATTTCAAATGAATCCAAATACAGCCCACTATAG
- a CDS encoding DUF4134 domain-containing protein, whose amino-acid sequence MSKSKFNKRKYAGKILATVLLLAAIPVFAQGGAAALTNAATEIKKYWDPVKLIIMAVGGVVGLIGGVRIYNKWSNGDQDINKEVVGWGGACLFLIIVPQFVSSFFG is encoded by the coding sequence ATGAGTAAATCAAAATTCAACAAGAGAAAGTATGCGGGAAAAATTTTAGCCACTGTATTGTTACTAGCGGCCATTCCCGTATTTGCCCAAGGAGGTGCAGCTGCATTAACTAATGCTGCAACAGAAATCAAAAAATATTGGGATCCCGTAAAGCTGATCATTATGGCCGTCGGTGGTGTGGTCGGCCTGATTGGTGGGGTTCGTATTTACAACAAGTGGAGTAATGGAGACCAGGATATCAACAAGGAAGTTGTTGGTTGGGGTGGAGCTTGCTTGTTTTTGATCATTGTACCTCAATTCGTCTCTTCATTCTTTGGATAG
- a CDS encoding type IV secretion system protein, protein MKTKYFTAFICLIAVLAPMLMFGQTNTNYNQLLQFLKGDGAFEKWFMEVFTKLDTQINNDATSASFLGRSIGGFGALCYLGYLGWQMAAGDRDWEVTPMLRPIFIGFMLTNWVYFTQMIKYPFEKLAEPSQSIFQDIEKQVNDVRVKRFEKQNQLLEALIKKKAEEDAKSETIDKMGEKSDSSWFDLSDQFDKLIAPIKEFQIRMNFEMQKLVADLIEAVALTILRVCTYLIFFIQKIWVYILITLGPIAVGISIIPGFESAMTNWVSKFINVNLYTFVAYTIINIGQQLIISGYQMEIDRYDLLIQNGAIVDYNMLLVYIQSNGMIHTVLFPCVAYIVTGIGVLMTPTIADTIVSAGGAGAMSKAKAAGGKIAGATVKTAKVATKVIGL, encoded by the coding sequence ATGAAAACAAAATATTTTACAGCTTTCATTTGCCTTATAGCTGTATTAGCTCCCATGCTTATGTTCGGTCAGACTAATACTAACTATAATCAACTCTTACAATTCCTTAAGGGCGATGGAGCTTTTGAGAAGTGGTTTATGGAGGTATTCACTAAACTCGATACTCAGATAAATAATGATGCTACTTCAGCAAGCTTTCTCGGGAGATCTATCGGGGGATTTGGAGCTCTATGTTATCTTGGCTACTTAGGATGGCAAATGGCTGCAGGAGACCGTGATTGGGAAGTCACCCCAATGTTAAGACCAATTTTTATTGGGTTTATGCTTACTAACTGGGTTTACTTCACTCAAATGATTAAATATCCATTTGAAAAATTAGCAGAACCCTCTCAGTCAATTTTCCAGGATATTGAAAAACAAGTAAATGATGTGAGAGTAAAGAGATTTGAAAAACAAAATCAACTCTTAGAAGCTCTAATTAAAAAGAAAGCTGAAGAAGATGCCAAAAGTGAAACAATTGATAAAATGGGGGAAAAATCGGATAGTTCATGGTTTGACCTTTCCGATCAGTTTGATAAACTCATAGCTCCTATTAAAGAATTTCAGATCAGAATGAATTTTGAAATGCAAAAATTAGTTGCAGACCTAATTGAAGCCGTTGCTTTAACTATCCTTAGGGTTTGTACCTACCTTATTTTCTTTATTCAAAAAATCTGGGTTTATATACTCATTACCCTTGGCCCCATAGCAGTAGGAATATCAATTATCCCTGGGTTTGAATCTGCAATGACCAATTGGGTATCAAAATTCATCAATGTAAACCTGTACACATTTGTTGCCTATACTATTATTAACATTGGACAACAACTTATTATATCCGGATATCAAATGGAAATTGACCGTTATGATCTGCTTATCCAGAACGGAGCCATCGTAGACTATAATATGCTGTTAGTATATATACAGAGTAACGGAATGATACACACTGTATTATTTCCATGTGTTGCTTATATCGTAACCGGGATTGGAGTTTTAATGACCCCAACTATCGCAGACACAATTGTCTCTGCCGGAGGAGCAGGAGCTATGAGTAAAGCTAAAGCAGCAGGAGGGAAAATAGCAGGAGCGACAGTTAAAACAGCTAAAGTAGCTACTAAAGTAATTGGATTATAG
- a CDS encoding M23 family metallopeptidase translates to MRTFYKYQKLSFLIMGILCLLAQALSTRCMAQFNTLTYTKKTEAETKPTPPKESEVTVSSKEPERKLTWKKIFGSSTTKADLKKETEGSTKWLTSQIDSLKTLIIQTNITKKENNKINFKKVEDSLIQFVKEKMQKNSAQTSNSYKKMDFINEEKEMTEGKMKISMPLNNKLVVTSPFSIRTHPIFGFIKMHNGVDLKANYEQIRSVLGGIVTATGWDPKGGGNFIKISHSGRFETSYLHLSEIYYKAGEYVNAGFIIGKSGNSGNSTGPHLHFAVKEYGKYINPIHFLNDLIKVNNLISNYYDNNFANR, encoded by the coding sequence ATGAGAACATTTTATAAATACCAGAAATTATCATTTTTAATAATGGGTATCCTATGTCTATTGGCTCAGGCATTGTCTACGCGGTGTATGGCACAATTTAATACCCTTACATACACCAAGAAAACGGAAGCCGAAACTAAGCCAACTCCACCTAAAGAAAGCGAGGTTACGGTATCATCAAAAGAACCTGAAAGAAAGTTAACCTGGAAAAAGATATTTGGAAGCTCTACAACTAAAGCAGATCTTAAAAAGGAAACCGAAGGTTCGACGAAGTGGCTAACGAGTCAGATTGATTCCCTTAAAACCCTAATCATACAGACAAACATCACTAAAAAAGAGAATAATAAAATCAACTTCAAAAAAGTAGAAGATTCTCTGATCCAGTTTGTAAAAGAGAAAATGCAAAAAAATTCTGCACAAACATCCAATTCCTATAAGAAAATGGACTTCATTAATGAAGAAAAGGAAATGACAGAAGGTAAAATGAAAATATCCATGCCCTTAAATAATAAACTTGTCGTCACCTCTCCTTTTAGCATCCGGACGCATCCAATTTTTGGTTTCATTAAAATGCACAATGGTGTAGACCTTAAAGCCAATTACGAGCAAATCCGGTCAGTATTGGGTGGTATTGTGACCGCCACAGGATGGGATCCTAAAGGAGGAGGAAACTTTATCAAAATATCACACTCTGGAAGATTTGAAACCTCCTATCTCCATCTTTCAGAAATATATTATAAAGCAGGAGAATACGTAAATGCAGGATTTATTATTGGAAAAAGTGGAAACTCCGGGAACTCCACAGGCCCACATCTCCACTTTGCTGTAAAAGAATATGGGAAATACATAAACCCTATTCATTTTTTAAATGACCTAATTAAAGTAAACAATTTAATCTCAAATTATTATGACAACAACTTTGCCAACCGATGA
- the traM gene encoding conjugative transposon protein TraM, with protein sequence MDIKKLNFKQPKYIIPLIALPFIIFFGWQASQFMKTGKKDEKPKEELSLSLGDAQDSIMSKNDAYDSFFTKKDDRTMLDGLDKENDSLNQYSDNLGYKEKRYIDSLKAVRSEEMRRNENEMNRSYYKSPNNGSRTSADDRDYQRSVELIRTLNGGGSSTSNNNNNNNNNNNNNSNSVKSSAPSQYGNSNQTIRKDDNDDPVKTLRKQMLMMDSLEKARNPEYQSKLAAEERLKKNKEKLDAFLNSTLTVSKSGVNSSFNSVFKEKENNFVKAVLDESINGYLGSRIRFRLLEDIYVGKHKVSKGALIYGQISGFSLQRVNLNVVSILNNGEILPINLSVYDTDGILGMYVPQSEFREMMRQMGTNSVQGTQMDMSSQNFFTSIASSLFRSASQSISNLIRKNKAKLKYNSYIYLINDKELKKNENTY encoded by the coding sequence ATGGATATTAAGAAATTAAATTTTAAACAACCAAAGTATATTATACCTCTTATAGCACTTCCATTTATAATATTCTTTGGATGGCAAGCTTCTCAGTTTATGAAAACAGGGAAAAAAGATGAAAAACCCAAAGAAGAACTTTCACTCTCTCTAGGGGATGCACAAGATTCTATTATGTCAAAAAACGATGCCTATGATAGTTTTTTTACTAAAAAGGATGATAGAACGATGCTTGATGGACTGGATAAAGAAAATGATAGCCTAAACCAGTATTCGGATAACCTGGGCTACAAAGAAAAACGATATATAGATTCATTAAAAGCTGTAAGAAGCGAGGAAATGCGTAGAAATGAAAATGAAATGAACAGATCTTATTATAAATCCCCCAATAATGGAAGCCGAACTTCGGCTGATGACAGAGATTACCAGCGTTCTGTTGAGCTTATCAGGACTTTAAATGGCGGTGGAAGTTCCACATCCAATAATAATAATAATAATAATAATAATAATAATAATAATAGTAATAGTGTAAAATCATCTGCGCCTTCACAATATGGAAATTCTAATCAAACTATAAGAAAAGATGATAATGATGACCCTGTAAAAACTCTTAGAAAACAAATGCTCATGATGGATTCATTGGAAAAAGCACGGAATCCTGAATACCAATCAAAACTGGCTGCTGAGGAAAGACTAAAGAAAAACAAAGAAAAATTAGATGCTTTCCTAAATTCAACATTAACAGTAAGCAAATCAGGAGTAAACAGCAGTTTCAATTCAGTTTTTAAAGAAAAGGAAAATAATTTCGTGAAAGCTGTTTTGGACGAATCAATAAACGGCTACTTAGGTAGTAGAATTCGCTTCAGATTACTGGAAGATATATATGTCGGAAAACATAAGGTTTCTAAAGGTGCTCTTATTTATGGACAAATATCCGGATTCTCGCTCCAAAGGGTTAACCTTAATGTTGTATCAATCCTTAATAACGGTGAAATTCTTCCTATTAATCTTTCAGTGTATGACACAGATGGTATTTTAGGAATGTACGTACCGCAAAGTGAATTCCGTGAAATGATGAGACAAATGGGAACTAATTCAGTACAGGGTACACAGATGGATATGAGTAGTCAAAACTTTTTCACAAGTATAGCCTCTAGCCTATTTAGATCAGCATCTCAATCAATTTCAAACCTGATTAGAAAGAACAAAGCCAAACTCAAATACAACTCCTATATCTATTTAATAAACGATAAAGAACTTAAGAAAAATGAAAACACTTATTAA